Proteins encoded within one genomic window of Triticum aestivum cultivar Chinese Spring chromosome 2D, IWGSC CS RefSeq v2.1, whole genome shotgun sequence:
- the LOC123049959 gene encoding transcription factor MYB93-like — translation MGRSPCCCQNSGVKKGPWTEEEDKTLVEYIQKRGGNVGSWRGLPKATGLNRCGKSCRLRWTNYLRPDIKRGNFTDDEERLIINLHASLGNKWSTIATHLEGRTDNEIKNYWNTHIRKKLLRMGVDPVTHKQLPPDQSRHHLNATSIAHHPEALLWAAAAASLGSMDTGALMLAQLVQQFLQIIGSNNGTSGLIANLAAANAMLNSRGSMVPNLQLQDQMNYLQLGYLCNTSNFTDQHVVQQQLTNDTSPGTSSFAAGQEADQLCNTAATFASHDVAPAGDWSPAKEFAGLMEPTMELPDLCSLESDSFWKDILEDSYHL, via the exons ATGGGGAGGTCGCCGTGCTGCTGCCAAAACTCCGGCGTGAAGAAAGGGCCATGGACGGAGGAGGAGGACAAGACTTTGGTGGAGTACATCCAGAAGCGCGGCGGGAACGTCGGTAGCTGGCGCGGCCTGCCCAAGGCCACCGGGCTGAACCGCTGCGGCAAGAGCTGCCGTCTCCGGTGGACAAATTACCTCCGTCCCGACATCAAGCGCGGCAACTTCACCGACGACGAGGAACGCCTCATCATCAACCTCCATGCCAGCCTCGGGAACAA GTGGTCGACGATCGCGACGCACCTGGAGGGGCGGACGGACAACGAGATCAAGAACTACTGGAACACACACATCCGGAAGAAGCTCCTGCGCATGGGAGTCGACCCAGTGACGCACAAGCAGCTGCCACCCGACCAGAGTCGCCACCACCTCAACGCCACCTCCATAGCCCACCACCCCGAGGCGCTCCTCTGGGCTGCGGCGGCCGCGAGCCTCGGCAGCATGGACACCGGCGCCCTCATGCTGGCGCAACTTGTACAACAGTTCCTCCAGATCATCGGCTCCAACAATGGCACCAGCGGCCTCATCGCCAACCTAGCTGCAGCAAACGCAATGCTgaactcaagaggtagcatggttcCGAACCTCCAGCTCCAGGACCAGATGAACTACCTGCAGCTGGGTTACCTTTGCAACACCTCTAATTTTACAGACCAGCATGTGGTGCAGCAGCAGCTGACAAATGACACGTCTCCGGGAACGAGCTCCTTTGCAGCCGGTCAAGAGGCTGATCAGCTCTGCAACACTGCAGCTACATTTGCATCGCATGATGTTGCACCGGCTGGTGACTGGTCGCCCGCAAAAGAGTTCGCTGGATTGATGGAGCCCACGATGGAGCTGCCCGATCTGTGCTCGCTGGAGAGTGATTCTTTCTGGAAGGACATACTAGAGGACAGCTACCATTTGTAG
- the LOC123049960 gene encoding transcription factor MYB41 — protein sequence MGRSPCCCHDAGVKKGPWTEEEDKALVEHIQKRGGNVGSWRGLPKAAGLNRCGKSCRLRWTNYLRPDIKRGNFSDEEERLIITLHAGLGNKWATIATHLKGRTDNEIKNYWNTHIRKKLLRMGVDPVTHQQLPPDQTNHDVNGAAAALLWAAAAASLGGLDTGALMQAQLLQQLLQAIGSNNSTTGLIANLASANTVLNSSSSFVPNQMNYLQTGYLSNNSNFAEQHVVQQQLTNDTSPGTSSFAAAEPADQLCNTAASYDVAPAGDWSPTQEFGGLLEPMMELPGLCSLEGDSFWKDTSEDSYRL from the exons ATGGGGAGGTCGCCGTGCTGCTGCCACGACGCCGGCGTGAAGAAAGGGCCGTGGACGGAGGAGGAGGACAAAGCGCTGGTGGAGCACATCCAGAAGCGCGGCGGGAACGTTGGTAGCTGGCGCGGCCTGCCCAAGGCCGCCGGGCTCAACCGCTGCGGCAAGAGCTGCCGCCTGCGGTGGACCAACTACCTCCGCCCCGACATCAAGCGCGGCAACTTCTCCGacgaggaggagcgcctcatcatCACCCTCCACGCCGGTCTCGGCAACAA GTGGGCGACGATCGCGACGCACCTGAAGGGCCGGACGGACAACGAGATCAAGAACTACTGGAACACGCACATCCGCAAGAAGCTGTTGCGGATGGGCGTCGACCCCGTCACCCACCAGCAGCTGCCACCCGACCAGACCAACCACGACGTcaacggcgccgccgccgcgctcctctgggcggcggccgccgcgaGCCTCGGCGGCCTGGATACCGGCGCCCTCATGCAGGCGCAGCTTCTGCAGCAGCTGCTCCAGGCCATCGGCTCTAACAACAGCACCACCGGCCTCATAGCCAACCTGGCTTCAGCAAACACAGTGCTGAACTCAAGCAGCAGCTTCGTTCCCAACCAGATGAACTACCTGCAGACGGGTTATCTCAGCAACAACTCCAATTTTGCAGAGCAGCACGTGGTGCAGCAGCAGCTGACCAATGATACGTCTCCGGGGACAAGCTCCTTTGCAGCAGCTGAACCGGCTGATCAGCTCTGCAACACTGCCGCTTCATATGATGTTGCACCCGCGGGTGACTGGTCGCCGACACAGGAGTTCGGCGGCTTGCtggagcccatgatggagctgccgGGGCTGTGCTCTCTCGAGGGTGACTCTTTCTGGAAGGACACATCGGAAGACAGCTACCGTTTATAG